A genomic stretch from Desulfohalobium retbaense DSM 5692 includes:
- the apgM gene encoding 2,3-bisphosphoglycerate-independent phosphoglycerate mutase, giving the protein MLPKIVFCIADGMGDYPVPSLGGKTPLEAAETPELDALCPNGLQGQAQTIPEGMGPGSDVANMALLGYPPRTYHTGRGPIEAAAQGLTLASNDIVWRLNLVTTDGWTPEAVLRDYAAGHIDTATARDMILELNETFGDSTWQLVPGIQYRHLLVQKGGADSPEAELAIRPPHDILDQPIGADLEAFGSSPALKTLLASSAERLASRGGTATALWPWGQGKSLHLPDFSERFGLKGQVVSAVDLVKGLGRAAQMDVAEVPGATGLLDTNYAGKVEAALEFLDQGDFVYLHVEAPDECGHAGDPEAKQEAIARFDSRVLAPLRQALGQTAYFMVACDHLTPVRERTHTSDPVPFLLSGPGLRPNTAHSTFTEATADSAELSLSAGEDLLPFVLKTIADLK; this is encoded by the coding sequence ATGCTTCCCAAAATCGTTTTTTGTATTGCCGACGGCATGGGCGATTATCCCGTCCCCTCCCTTGGTGGAAAGACTCCCCTCGAAGCCGCGGAGACCCCGGAACTGGACGCGCTCTGCCCCAACGGTCTGCAGGGGCAGGCCCAGACCATCCCCGAGGGCATGGGCCCGGGCTCAGACGTGGCCAATATGGCCCTGCTCGGGTATCCCCCGCGGACGTACCACACCGGCCGGGGGCCCATCGAAGCCGCGGCCCAGGGACTTACGCTCGCCTCCAACGACATTGTCTGGCGGCTCAACCTGGTCACCACCGATGGGTGGACGCCGGAAGCGGTCCTGCGCGATTACGCCGCTGGCCATATCGATACGGCCACGGCGCGGGATATGATCCTTGAACTGAACGAGACCTTCGGCGACAGCACCTGGCAACTCGTCCCCGGCATCCAGTACCGCCATCTCCTGGTCCAAAAAGGGGGTGCGGACAGTCCGGAAGCTGAACTCGCCATCCGCCCGCCCCACGATATCCTCGACCAGCCCATTGGCGCTGATCTCGAGGCTTTTGGTTCCAGTCCGGCGCTCAAGACGTTGCTTGCCTCCTCGGCCGAACGTTTGGCAAGCCGGGGCGGAACCGCCACGGCCCTTTGGCCCTGGGGCCAGGGCAAGTCGCTGCATCTGCCCGATTTCAGTGAACGGTTCGGCCTCAAGGGCCAAGTGGTATCGGCTGTGGATCTGGTCAAGGGACTGGGACGCGCCGCCCAGATGGACGTGGCGGAAGTGCCTGGGGCCACTGGTCTGCTGGACACCAACTACGCCGGGAAAGTCGAGGCCGCGCTGGAATTTCTCGACCAGGGCGATTTTGTCTACCTCCATGTCGAGGCCCCGGATGAATGCGGTCACGCGGGCGACCCCGAGGCCAAGCAAGAGGCCATCGCCCGCTTTGACAGCCGCGTTCTCGCGCCCCTGCGCCAGGCTCTGGGGCAGACCGCCTATTTCATGGTCGCTTGCGATCACCTCACACCGGTCCGGGAACGCACCCACACCAGCGATCCTGTCCCCTTTCTGCTCTCCGGGCCGGGGCTGCGCCCGAACACCGCGCACAGCACGTTCACCGAAGCCACGGCCGACAGCGCCGAACTCAGCCTGTCCGCGGGAGAGGACCTGCTGCCGTTTGTCCTCAAAACCATCGCCGATCTGAAATGA